A genomic segment from Lates calcarifer isolate ASB-BC8 linkage group LG13, TLL_Latcal_v3, whole genome shotgun sequence encodes:
- the cds2 gene encoding phosphatidate cytidylyltransferase 2, which produces MTELRHRGARDTDPALQQQPSEDKVSDSELKVEKDGVSDSESKVDSGVPEVPVPADDTPEVLNKALSGLSSRWKNWWVRGILTLAMISFFFFIIYLGPMVLMMIVLCVQIKCFQEIITIGYSVYHSYHLPWFRTLSWYFLLCVNYFFYGETVTDYFFTLVQREEPLRILSKYHRFISFALYLTGFCMFVLSLVKKHYRLQFYMFGWTHVTLLIVVTQSHLIIHNLFEGMIWFIVPISCVICNDIMAYMFGFFFGRTPLIKLSPKKTWEGFIGGFFSTIVFGIMLSYVMAGYRYFVCPVEFNNDSNSFQVDCEPSDLFQLQDYALPSILESITGWTTVRLYPFQIHSIALSSFASIVGPFGGFFASGFKRAFKIKDFANTIPGHGGIMDRFDCQYLMATFVNVYIASFIRGPNPSKVIQQLLALRADQQLHIFNSLKAHLTEKGLLPALEEAAA; this is translated from the exons ATGACAGAGCTGAGGCACCGTGGAGCCAGAGACACCGACCCAGCGTTACAACAGCAGCCGTCAGAGGACAAG gtctCAGACAGTGAGCTGAAGGTGGAAAAAGATGGGGTGTCAGACAGTGAGTCTAAAGTGGATTCAGGGGTTCCAGAGGTGCCAGTTCCTGCAGATGACACCCCTGAGGTCCTAAACAAAGCCCTGTCTGGACTATCCTCAAG ATGGAAGAACTGGTGGGTACGAGGCATCCTCACACTAGCCATgatctccttcttcttcttcatcatctaCCTGGGCCCCATGGTGCTTATGATGATT GTCCTCTGTGTTCAGATCAAGTGCTTCCAAGAAATCATCACCATTGGCTACAGCGTTTACCATTCCTACCACCTCCCCTGGTTCAGGACGTTGAGCTG GTacttcctgctgtgtgtgaactACTTCTTCTATGGTGAGACCGTGACAGATTACTTCTTCACACTAGTGCAAAGGGAGGAGCCGCTTCGTATCCTTAGCAAATACCACCGCTTCATCTCCTTTGCCCTCTACCTCACAG GTTTCTGCATGTTTGTGCTGAGTCTGGTAAAGAAACACTACCGCCTTCAGTTCTACATG TTTGGTTGGACCCATGTGACTCTACTGATTGTGGTGACTCAGTCTCACCTTATCATTCACAACCTGTTTGAGGGGATGATCTG GTTTATAGTGCCAATTTCCTGTGTGATCTGTAATGACATTATGGCCTACATGTTTGGATTCTTCTTTGGCCGCACCCCTCTCATCAAG CTGTCACCTAAGAAGACATGGGAGGGATTCATTGGTGGGTTCTTCTCCACCATTGTGTTTGGCATCATG CTGTCCTATGTGATGGCCGGCTACCGCTACTTTGTGTGTCCAGTGGAGTTCAACAATGACTCCAACAGTTTTCAGGTGGACTGTGAGCCATCTGACCTTTTCCAGCTCCAGGACTACGCCCTGCCCAGTATCCTGGAGTCTATCACTGGATGG ACCACAGTGCGCCTCTATCCGTTCCAGATCCACAGCATCGCTCTCTCCTCCTTTGCTTCCATTGTGGGGCCCTTTGGTGGCTTCTTTGCCAGTGGCTTCAAGAGGGCCTTCAAGATCAAG GATTTTGCCAACACTATCCCAGGTCATGGTGGCATTATGGACAGGTTTGACTGTCAGTACCTCATGGCCACATTTGTCAATGTCTACATCGCTAGCTTCAtcag GGGCCCCAATCCCAGCAAGGTGATCCAGCAGCTCCTGGCCCTCCGTGCCGATCAGCAGCTCCACATCTTCAACTCTCTGAAGGCTCACCTGACAGAGAAGGGTCTGCTGCCAGCACTGGAGGAGGCCGCCGCCTAG